Part of the Schistocerca americana isolate TAMUIC-IGC-003095 chromosome 5, iqSchAmer2.1, whole genome shotgun sequence genome, AAGCCTGGCATAAGCTCCAGTCTTGGGCGGTGCTGTGATTATGTCCTGCACCTCGGCTGCGTAACGTTGGTCGTGCTGGCTCACAATCAGTGCAAATTTAGTTGCTTCGGCCATTATTCCAGCGCAGCCAAAACTTGCCTCTGCCTGTGCAACAAGAGTACCGGGTTGTTGGGCCAGAACAGCGGCAAACGGACTGCAATCCTGGAGACGGCCTGCTGTTCGGTCATTATGTGCTCGTTACTTATGTAGCTCACGCCTGTTTCTTCTTAATCACATCGGTTTCTACTTGGATAACGTCGGGTTTACCACTTGTCTGGTTCAGCTAAACTGggggctgtccgacctttgcttgatgtgattcagaagaataaagaccttcagttcagcaacaataactttattgcgagcgcgtagCTGACGAtgcccggcatgcatggactgatcggagttacaaaatttgcttccggcctctacagaaggatccttaatcctgGGAAAAATTCTGCAGTTATTGGGgagaaaacagtactcgtccacacaagccAGGAGGCACTGAACTACCAATTATCTcaaaaaacaaagaataataataataaatagaacgtatatataaaagctagaaaacacagcgcctctagaggttgGGCGTGGAACTAGACAGATGTCGTGTACAGTAATTaagactgcacacacacacacacacacacacacacacacacacacacaccggcgagcgtGAATTAGCGCGCGGTTGTGTCGCtacaaaggaaagttgccactcaccaaatagcagagatgctggttgcagattggcacaacaaaaagactttcataaTTAAATctttcgaccattaaggccttcatcaacaatagacacacacacacacacacacacacacacacacacacacacgcgctaaCCCTTTCTTTACCAGCGTGGCTTACAAGAAACATCGTCTTTCCATAGATGTATTTTGCATCAAACCGATTTTAACTACTCTTTGCCACTGTTTACTTGAAGCTCCATGCCAGTAGTGACTGTTCCTGACAACAAATGGCAGGAACTAAAGTGCGGGAAGAGGGAAACAATTGTTGAGCGTGACTAGTTGCTGCAGTCTTCATTGTGAAGAATTGATGATAAAAACGCGTAAAATACGCAAGTTTTGCAATTTTGTTTACAGTGAAATAATTATCATGTGTTGTGACAATCCTTCCTGCATAAGAACATCATACATTTGACTTGCATAATGATTTCCAGATAAGATAAACTGTGAAAAACCTTATGTTGCTTCAAAGCAACAGTGGAATTGAATGGAAATTCCGTAATATTGATGTAGGTGTTTGAAATTTTGCTTTGCAGGTATAAAATCACATTCTAGACACTTTTTAAATATTGTGTCACTATGTCTGGCTTTTTGACTGATGCTGACCTAGAACATATTATGAATTTACCCGATAATGAGATcaatgcatccattgatgtcccTGATGGGGATATATCAGATGTTGGGGACGAAGATAAAGATGAAACTGTCGAAACTGATGAAAGTTCTCAAGCTATTTCCGAAGCAGCTGTCACGAATTTCATTCAGATGGTGGAAAAGGAGGATGGAACTGAAATTTCGGCAATTAGAGAGGAGCAAGAGATAGAATATGAATTTCCAAAGGTAGGGATCACTAACAGAAGTAACAATATTGAGAAAGTACATAAGTATAAGTATAATTACGTACTTTAGACGTCAATATCTTTAAATTTCAGGCTGTTGTAGTCAGGAGTGGTAAAGTTATTAATTCTCAACCAAAATCAGATGTAAGCGACAACAATACAAATGAAGgagtgtactgtctgccatcgggttcccctaaatggcaggcaacaccgcataacagccacgctatgagggaaacaaactgacagccaaacaggcgaagacatcaggtaaacacgccaaagattccagtcgattaataggaacctttccttgcagaggtcgccgcgacatatctgGCCACTGATTCCTACGccaggtttctattggctccagctcactatataggcctggccggtcgaaggcagaccagtctttgTCCGCTgttaatggcaaccgctatagcagagtctccgaaaagatatcaccgaagccgctgtactgcaccgtcGATCTTAGTACCAGCCGACCAagaggaaccacatctccagcTAGATCAatggacgtctacatctattgtacagccagctattgtattgtagaagaagttactttcaataaactgttggagaatacaacaaggAGCACCATCTAcacgtgagcagcagcagcagcagcagccaagtAAAACATAGATGTAAGCGTGGTGAttataaatttagaaaaactgatTTTGTGGTACAAGACACAGAATGGAAAGGATCACTTCCACCACCACTAATTGCTGAGCAGTCCAATATCTATGCTTTGCAGaaagattcagtttctttgcagacGAGCAAAAATGAAATGGAGCAGTTTGTTGGTATTTTACTGCACATGGCCATAATCAAAATGGCTTCCATTCATTTATACTGGTTGAATGAGTATAGGTATTCACCAATAGCTGATGTGATGAGCAGAACTCGCTTCTTCCAGCTACTGTTGTATTTCCATGTTGTCAATAATCAAGACTTTCCTGAAGCTAATAGTAATCATGACAAACTCTTCAAGATTCGCCCACTTTTATCTGCATTGCAGTCATCATTGAAGACACTCCCTCCAGAACAATACCAAGCTGTTGATGAACAGATAATACCATTCAAGGGTAGAAGCAGTTTGAAACAGTACGTAAGAAATAAGCCTCACAAGTGGGGCTACAAATCTTTTACAAGAGCTGGTGCTTCAGGCATGATGTATGATTTTGAAATTTATGTTGGCAAAAACACCTACAGTGATAGAGGATTAGGTTTGTCTGGGAATATTGTTTTGGCATTGGCGGAAACATTGCCAGAGAAACAGCATTTCAAAGTGTTTGCTGATAGTTGGTTTTCGTCTATACCATTAGCAATTGCCCTGAAAGAAAGGGGCATTGAATTGTGTGGCACTATCAGGACAGACAGGATGGGAAAATGTCCCTTGAAAACTGAAGTGGAGCTCAAGAAAACTGGACGTGGCTCCTGTGACTGGAGACAACAAATAACGTATCTTTAGTACACTGGTTTGACAGAAAATGCATAAATTTCATGTCAACATATGCTCGTGTTGAGCCCATGGCAACATGTACACGCTATTCTGCATCTGAAAGGAAATTAATTGATGTACCTAGACCTTACATAGTGGAAAAGTACAACAAACATATGGGGGGCGTGGACCTTGCTGACACGTATACTGTATCAACTTGAGGTCACGGAAGTGGTATATGCCCATTTTGTACTGGTGTTTGTCTGTAGCAGTTGTCAATGGATGGCTACTCCACCGACATCATATGGTCCAATGTGGCAAAACCTCAGAGATGTCACTCCTGCAGTTGCAAGCTAATATTGCTGCAGGTCTACTGCTTGTGGGGAAATCAGCTTCCCAaaagaagagaggaagaccaaCTTCTGAAATGTTGACAAGGACTCCTGCAGCAAAAAGGACTGCATGTGCAGCTCCAGTTATGGACGTGCGTTTTGATGGGTTCGAACACTTTGCAGGTATGATAGAGAAGAAAGGTCGATGTAAAGTTTACATTAAGTCTACTACACAAATTTTTTGCACCAAGTGTAAAGTGCATCTGTGTCCCACAGTAAATAAGAAGTGTTTTCACATCTTTCATGGAATATAATGACTTCATAAGGAGAAGATACAACACCCACTGCTGTCTGACAAGATACATGAAAGTAAAACAGTGAAATGTTTGCAGTACAAAAATACAGAGTTGAATTTGTTAATTACTTGAAGGAAAATTAGTCATCACcacattgtcaataataaaaatgCTGTGCATAGACTTCTAAGCTGTAAAATGTGATGTATAAACCAATATTTTGCTTAAATGAACCAATGTTTATTGAATTATGTTTCTATGATGTCACTACCTGTAAGAACCACTGTTGCTTAAAAGCAACATTCAAAAATTTttggaataaaacatataaaaaaagaTTATATCATATTTTACATTTATGCCCCTAAATAAGTGTAAAAACGAATGCAgattttttttctcaaaacttcGAAATTTGGTAAAGAAAGGGCTAACGTAACTCACTCTGATGAACTATCTGGGAAGTTGACAGAACTAGGTaagcaactaaaacaagaaatgatTACCAACACATCCCGcattatacacaaatcaaaaaaagttttgcatcacctcggttgcgagagttcaggtacctgtacagaaaattggaagagaggtcaacataaacatcatttccgccctttttattgctcatgaaaaccacacattgcatgttttactaccatacagtgagaccttcagaggaggtggttcagattgctgtacacaccggtacctctaatacccagtaacacgacTTCTTGCTTTGCTGCATACCTTTATTCGtcattgcatactatccacaagttcatcaaggttggtcctccaaggcatgttcgataaggttcatgtctggagaacatactggccactctagtcgagcaatttcgttatcctgaaggaagtcattcacaagatgtgcacgatgcgtgcgcgaattgtcgtccatgaaggcggaTGCcttgccaatatactgccgatatagtTGTACtaatggtcggaggatggcattccatattatacagccgttacggcgcctttcatgaccaccagcggcatacgtcggttccacataatgccacccaaaaacagcagggaacctccactttgctgcactcgctggacagtgtgtctaaggcattcatcctgaccgggttgcctccaaatacgtcttcaatgattgtctggttgaaggcatatgcgacactcatcggtgaagaggacatgatgccaatcctgagcggtccattcggcatgttgttgggcccatctgtaccacgctgcatggtgtcgtaactGCAAAAattgacctcgccgtggacgtcaggagtgatgttgcgcatcatgcagcctattgcacacaatttgagtaaaacacgacgtcctatgggtgcacgaaaagcattattcaacatggtggcgttgctgtgagggtgcctctgagccataatccgtaggtagcagtcatccactgcagtagtagccctttgggtGGCCTgggcgagacatgtcatcgaccgttcctgtctctctgtatctcctccaggtccgagcaacatcgctttcgttcactccgagacgcctggacacttcccttgttgagagcccttcctggcacaaagtaacaatgtagatgcgatcaaactgcggtattgaccgtctaagcatggctgaactacagacaacacgagccttcctggtggaatgagtggatcTGAGCGGTTGTCAGGCCCCATGCATCTAAAAGGCGCTGCtaatgcatcgttgtttacatctttgggcgggtttagtgaaatgtctgaacagtcaaagtgacgaTGTCTGTGATGAAATATCCACAGTAAATGtcgatcttcaggagttatgggaaccggggtg contains:
- the LOC124616036 gene encoding uncharacterized protein LOC124616036 isoform X2; this encodes MSGFLTDADLEHIMNLPDNEINASIDVPDGDISDVGDEDKDETVETDESSQAISEAAVTNFIQMVEKEDGTEISAIREEQEIEYEFPKAVVVRSGKVINSQPKSDVSDNNTNEGVYCLPSGSPKWQATPHNSHAMRETN
- the LOC124616036 gene encoding piggyBac transposable element-derived protein 3-like isoform X1, with the translated sequence MEQFVGILLHMAIIKMASIHLYWLNEYRYSPIADVMSRTRFFQLLLYFHVVNNQDFPEANSNHDKLFKIRPLLSALQSSLKTLPPEQYQAVDEQIIPFKGRSSLKQYVRNKPHKWGYKSFTRAGASGMMYDFEIYVGKNTYSDRGLGLSGNIVLALAETLPEKQHFKVFADSWFSSIPLAIALKERGIELCGTIRTDRMGKCPLKTEVELKKTGRGSCDWRQQITYL